In Bacteroidota bacterium, one DNA window encodes the following:
- a CDS encoding polysaccharide deacetylase family protein, giving the protein MHLRARLAHLRIRPQRPHLLVLALHQLLPEWQNPEELPFLPFQPLTVAQLDKLLAALLANGYRPADPDRLAQLDARHSHLLITFDDGYANTHLALPVLERHGLSALYCVNTAHCLQQKAWWWDVVWRATRDMGWPIKAIYRHIERLKQLPPQEVEEALLEQYGPEALQPVGELDRPLTATELQQLDAHPLAWLGLHGHSHQHLHHLDAIACQAELHENWQTLTGLGTQPLPILAYPNGDYSQPATQGNMVQFAFTTRAGINRLNRIDAQRYRLRRVMPTGLRSLETQLRYYRSFS; this is encoded by the coding sequence ATGCACCTCCGCGCCCGGCTTGCCCACCTGCGAATCCGCCCCCAGCGCCCCCACCTGCTGGTGCTGGCCCTACACCAGCTGCTGCCCGAATGGCAGAACCCGGAGGAGCTACCCTTCCTGCCTTTTCAGCCCCTTACCGTAGCCCAGCTGGACAAACTCCTGGCTGCCCTGCTGGCCAATGGATACCGGCCTGCAGACCCCGACAGGCTGGCGCAGCTGGATGCCCGGCACAGCCACCTGCTGATCACCTTCGACGACGGCTATGCCAATACCCACCTTGCCCTACCCGTCCTGGAGCGGCATGGGCTGAGCGCCCTATACTGTGTAAACACTGCACACTGCCTACAGCAAAAGGCCTGGTGGTGGGATGTAGTATGGCGTGCCACCCGAGACATGGGCTGGCCCATAAAGGCCATCTATCGGCACATAGAACGGCTGAAACAGCTGCCCCCGCAAGAGGTGGAGGAGGCCCTGCTGGAGCAGTATGGCCCCGAAGCCCTACAGCCCGTGGGGGAGCTAGACCGCCCCCTGACTGCCACCGAGCTGCAGCAGCTGGATGCCCACCCCCTGGCCTGGCTAGGCCTGCACGGGCACAGCCACCAGCACCTGCACCATCTGGATGCCATTGCCTGCCAGGCAGAGCTGCATGAAAACTGGCAGACCCTGACCGGCCTGGGCACCCAGCCCCTACCCATACTGGCCTACCCGAATGGCGACTACAGCCAGCCCGCTACCCAGGGCAATATGGTTCAGTTTGCCTTTACCACCCGGGCAGGCATTAATCGGCTGAACCGGATAGACGCACAGCGCTACCGCCTGAGGCGGGTGATGCCTACCGGGCTGCGCAGCCTGGAAACCCAGCTGCGCTACTACCGCTCATTCTCTTAG